From the genome of Candidatus Margulisiibacteriota bacterium:
TATTTTAATTGCTTCAACAAATCGGCCATCTCGATCGCCGTCAGCGCCGCTTCAAAACCTTTGTTGCCGGATTTCACGCCGGCACGCGCCAGCGCCTGCTCGGTCGTCGCCGTGGTCAGCACGCCGTTCACCACCGGCACGCCAGTCTCCAAAGAGGCCAGGGTGAGTCCCTTGGCGGACTCCGCGGCCACGATATCAAAATGCGCCGTCTCACCCTGGATCACCGCGCCCAGCGCGATCACCGCGTTGTATTTGCCGGAAGCGGCCAGCTGTTTGGCCACGACTGACAATTCCAAAGCGCCGGGCACCCAGGCCACCACGCCGTTTTTCTCAGCAAAACCGTGACGGCCCAAGCAGTCCAGCGCGCCATCCAGCAATTTTTGAGAGATCAATTCGTTGAAACGGCTGACCACCAAAGCGATCTTCA
Proteins encoded in this window:
- the ribH gene encoding 6,7-dimethyl-8-ribityllumazine synthase translates to MQEITGKYEAAELKIALVVSRFNELISQKLLDGALDCLGRHGFAEKNGVVAWVPGALELSVVAKQLAASGKYNAVIALGAVIQGETAHFDIVAAESAKGLTLASLETGVPVVNGVLTTATTEQALARAGVKSGNKGFEAALTAIEMADLLKQLK